The window TGGAGGGCACCCAGGCAGAATGCCACAATGTCAAAGTCATGCGTCTAGGCACTTTCATAGACCTCGACAGCGTCATGTCGGTAAGTTACCGTGCAGTGCGAGCCATATATGCCTCCAACCCCTAACAGGAGTCAGATTAGAtgtgccggcgccgtcttgaGCGAGATCACGCGCTTGGGGGAGATTGAACAACCGCCAGGCTTTCCGGAAAATATCCTCATCACCTCCATCCGAATGTTCACCCTGACTGACTTCATGTTTGTCAACACCGACACATTATCGTCCCTCCAGGTGTTCCAATCAGAGCTACATCCCAACAGTCTGATGTCGGGTACAGGCATAGCAGCCACCGGGCTGAAAGAGAGCTTGTCCCTTTACGGCATTTTCCATCCGCTAGCCGGCACATTCCAGGGAAAGGCAAAGCTCAGGCAGCTGTTCCTGCGTCCACTGGTTAATATCGAAGTTATTCAAGAGAGGCATAAGACTATATCAGTACTTCTACAACCCGGGAACGAGGAAGTTTTTGCCGAGATTTCAAAGACCCTGAGAAAGGTCACGGATATCAAAAAAGCCTTGGTTCAACTGAAAAGGGGCGCTGAATCCCCTACTAGCACTGCGTCGGTCGAACGCGGCGTGTGGTGGACCTTGACTCGGTTTGCACTATCCATGTTGCGTCTCAGGGATGCCGTCCTTCAGCTACGAGAAGGGCACGATATCGCCGTTTTTCGGCAGGTAACCAAAAGTCATAGCACAATCACCAGGTATTTAACTAACACGCTCGCGCAGATGATCGACGCTACTCCCGTAGTCATTATCAAGAGTGTTGGAGAACTGGTTGGGACAACTGTCGATTTTGAGGAGACCAAAGCAAGTTCTCGGGTTGCTGTGAGATGGAACGTCAATCCCCAGCTCGACAGGCTCAAACAAACATACCACGGGCTGGATTCTTTATTGAGTGATGTCAGTACGTCGATGTCCCGCAAACTCCCCGAGTGGGCCCGGAAATACGTTACCGGTTGCGTGTTCTGGCCTCAACTGGGTTTCCTCACCGTTGTGCCTTTGCTCCCCAACACTGGCGAGGCAGGTTACGAAGGACAAGGATTACATGAAGACCGGTGGGATAAACGGTTCGTTGCCAACGGAAACGTGTATTACAAGAACAGATGCATGTTGGAACTAGATGACCAACTTGGTGACACATACAGTAGGATTGTCGGTTAGCAGACAAACTATGACCATGGTATAAGACCATTGCTGACCTTTCTCTAGATTTGGAAGTCGAAATACTGCACAACCTGGCCTGCCAGGTTCTCAAATACGAATCGACGCTCAGTCGTGCGTCTGAAGCTTGCGGCGAGCTTGATTGCTTAGTAGCACTAGCCAAAGGGGCACTCAACTACGGCTGGACCAACCCAAAGATGACAACCGACAACGTTGTGTCAGTTCAAGGAGGGCGTCATCCGCTCCAAGAGTTGACTGTACCAAGATTCATCCCCAATGATTGCCAGCTCGCTGGCGGCTCTGGCGGCTCCGTGGAAGTACGGATGGAAGTACCCGCGAATGAGAATCCGAAAGCCAGCATGCTCGTCGTCACAGGGCCCAACCATTCTGGAAAGAGCGTATATATCAAGCAGGTCGCTCTGATAGTTTACATGGCCCACATAGGCAGCTTTGTGCCTGCGGACGGCGCTACCATTGGCATCACTGATCAGATCCTGACCCGCATCTCGACGCGAGAAACTGTGTCACTCGCAGAGAGTTCTTTTGGCACTGACCTGAGGCAGGTTGCATTCCTGCTGAAACATTCTACCCGCCGTACTCTGATTGCAATCGACGAATTCGGAAAAGGAACAGCAACCGACGATGGATCCGGACTCATGACCGCCCTTATTGATCATTTCACCGCTCTCGGCTCACAGACACCAAGGGTCCTAATCACAACGCACTGTCACGAGATATTTGAGGATGGTTATCTGGGGGATAGGCCAGGGCTATTTCTCGCACACATGGACGttcgccttgatctcgagACAAAGCGCACCGAGGACCAGGTGGTCGCTATGTACTGCTTGGTTCCAGGAAGAAGCATGTCGAGTTTTGGAAGTCGGTGTGCAGCACTGAATGGGGTCAACACCGCGGTTGTGGAGCGAGCTGAAGCAATTGTACTTCTCCTGGCTCGCAACGAGGACCTCGGATTGGCATGTGCCAAGTTGGATGCTGAAGCCGAGGCCCGGCTCAAAGAGTCCGAGAATGTTGCCCGCAAGTTTCTTCAACTCTCTCTGGAAACCCCTAGGACGACCCGGCCACAGCATGGAGCGGTTACTGGCGAGGAGCCTATACGAAATTTGCTTCAGAGGCTCTTGAAATTCAATATTGCCGGCTGAGCAAGGGAGTTGGGGCTTATGGTTGGCGGCAGTGTATTAATATGGACGACGACCTATTCATGTACAGATATTTGTGTTTTGAAGAAGCTAGGACGTCACACTGTTGGCAGTTCCAAGTCAAGCACCGGAGAGTAGGTACGTATGATCAAGGTACATCCCACCGCAACTCAGGACATAGTCGCATGTGCATATCGAATATCAAATTAAGACATGTCATGTGTGACAACCACGGCCCACGGGTAATAAGCACTTCGTCATCTTGAGTAAACATTACATTGAATGAAAGAGGAAAATAGACAATGTACCAGCCATCTAGCCATTGGTTCGTTATGCCGACCGACCCCCTGTCCCTCTCGAAGTTTGGCGCTGACGGGCATAGCCACTGTGAACCAACGGAAGACAACCTTCTCAGCTCTTGGCCCTGACAGGCTGTGACAGCGAATGGAACCAGACAGAGAGTGGGGGGCTTACTCAAGTTAACCAGCTAGCTGCATCATCCAGCTTGCCGCAAGATATCTAATTATAAGATGTGACGGTGGCTGCCTATCCAATCCCAACCTACCTGttacaacaacaacaacaacaacaacaacaacaacaacaacaacaacaacaacaacaacaacaacaacaacaacaacaacaacaacaacaacaacaacaacaacaacaaactGCTGCTCGCGCGCGTGAACGTTTCGCAGTCCACACGTGCCCAATTTCTGGTCGCAGACTCGAACTCATGGCGTCAAAGTTAACAGACAGTCTGCGGGATAAATTCCGGGATCTCGACAACAATGATGTCTACACTAGCGTCAAGGCCCAGGCTGCCAGTAATCAGGCTCGCAACTTTGTCGTCGAGTTCAATCACGATGAGGCTAGAATTGCTTGTGGCCTAAGCTCTGACGAGTTTGGAGTGCTCCTCGGTCTGAAGGCTCCCGAGGGCATGGTACGTTGGATCAACATTTGGTCTCCGAGCAAGCAAACATCGGTGGTAAAGCAGATCGGCAACCGCTATGGATTCTCTCCAAGGCTACAGGCCCTAATGGTGGCTCCTAATCTAGCATCTGTGTTGGAGGTAGACAATAAACAAGGCTCTAAGCAGGGCGATATCGAATCGGTGTTGATGCATGACGAGCCCAAGGTACAGCCGTCAACTCACACAACAGAGCAGAGCCTAGAAGATATCGAAATCTACCAGTTGGTCAAAGAGACGGTCAACTACACGTCGATAGATCAGGGCAAGGAGTGTGAGTACGAAAAAGGATTATGTCTCACGCAACCGTCTAATGTGTGGCAGTTCTTTGCATCGGCGCCAACTGGCTGCACCGTCGACCCTCAGTTGGTGATACCGAAAAGGCTCAGAGAGTGTTGCCGCCCTGGCACTGGTCTTGGCTTACTCTCTGCTCTGACTGTACGTCGTCAATGAAACCCCATACCTGTTCTTGATGGCGGCACTAGCGACAAGCTAAACGCTGCCTCAGTCGTTGTTATATCGTTCCACGAGATACCGCCGACGGAACAGCCTGGAAGAGAAGACTGGGCCAGAGATGAACTACAAAGCATGAGATCTAACACCCTGAGTGTTTTATGCCAACTCTCGAATCACGGCATAGCGGACTTCACCGACAGACTCGTCTCGTTCAAACGAGTTAGGCAAGCGCTGAGTATCACGGAGCCCAGATCCAAGGCCGCATGTGAAGGCTCAAGTAATCTGTTCTACTATTTGTTCGAGGATTATTCAGCAGCCATGCCTGTGTTAAAAACCTCCAAGCTCCAGCTCGAACACTTGGTAAGTAGGAACTAAACATCTTGGAGTGCCCGCTAATGAGGTACTACGTGGCCCAACAGAGCGACCAGATTTTTGGAAGTAGGGTAAGTAAGGGAAGGAGACGTTCATTTGCCGGATATATGCCAAGTAAACGCATGAGTCAATGCTGATATCTATCTCTACAGGGCCGAAGAACAAAAGTCGGGACAGAAGATGTCATTAGGTCTCTCCACACGCTGAGAAAGGAACTTCGCCAACTTCAACATCTTTTTGAGAGTTACAGAAACCTCATCCGACGTATCTGTTGGCCGCGATCCGCTGATGCATTTCGAGACGGTCAACATGGTTACTTTGAGCCATCAGAAAACGTGTCCGGCGAGGTCAACATATCCTCATCGGCTAGGAGCCGCTTCGAACGCCTCGGAGACAGACTGCAGCTGTTGATGCTGAACACGATTCAAGAACGCTTGGAAGAGCAAAAGGCCTTGTCTGATACGGTAAGATGCCACCGAAACGACACAACGTGCCGTTTTCAATGTTTGCTGAGGGTGTCCACCACGTTACAGTACTTCAGCCTCACGGCCCAGAAGGACTCGCAAGCCACTGCTCGCCTGAGCAGGAGCGCAACCCTCCTTGCCAAACTgagcgtcttcttcctccccatTACCTTCATGACCAGTTACTTCTCCGTGGAGATACCCGATCTGGTGGAGCATTACACGCCCAAGATGTACTGGATCTGTTTCGCTATCATCGCTGGCCTTTCCTTCAtcagcctcttcttcttcggccgAATGCTGGAGACCGTTAGCGACACCCTCGAAGGCTGGGCTGATTCAGTCTCGCGAAGGGCAAGAGGCCTCATTGGCTCGAATGTACATCATGATAGAGACGAGCAATAAGATGTACATAGGCCGACATGCATGTGACAGCTCGACGGGGATATTCGCCTGCGCCGCCACACCACACCCCGCCGATGTCGCGTACAGTAAACCAAATAGGAAATATGACGAAAGGGAGCGAGAGAACATCTGCATCGTAATCATCCTCATACAGTGATTATAGCAGATCCCCATCATGTCGTGCAATCTCATTGCAAAGCGCCAAAGACGGCCACTCCCACGCCGGCA is drawn from Colletotrichum destructivum chromosome 6, complete sequence and contains these coding sequences:
- a CDS encoding Putative Mg2+ transporter protein, CorA-like/Zinc transport protein ZntB, with amino-acid sequence MASKLTDSLRDKFRDLDNNDVYTSVKAQAASNQARNFVVEFNHDEARIACGLSSDEFGVLLGLKAPEGMVRWINIWSPSKQTSVVKQIGNRYGFSPRLQALMVAPNLASVLEVDNKQGSKQGDIESVLMHDEPKVQPSTHTTEQSLEDIEIYQLVKETVNYTSIDQGKEFLCIGANWLHRRPSVGDTEKAQRVLPPWHWSWLTLCSDFVVISFHEIPPTEQPGREDWARDELQSMRSNTLSVLCQLSNHGIADFTDRLVSFKRVRQALSITEPRSKAACEGSSNLFYYLFEDYSAAMPVLKTSKLQLEHLSDQIFGSRGRRTKVGTEDVIRSLHTLRKELRQLQHLFESYRNLIRRICWPRSADAFRDGQHGYFEPSENVSGEVNISSSARSRFERLGDRLQLLMLNTIQERLEEQKALSDTYFSLTAQKDSQATARLSRSATLLAKLSVFFLPITFMTSYFSVEIPDLVEHYTPKMYWICFAIIAGLSFISLFFFGRMLETVSDTLEGWADSVSRRARGLIGSNVHHDRDEQ
- a CDS encoding Putative DNA mismatch repair protein MutS, core — encoded protein: MPGRGRTNFGPWRGRPRSGGGSGRGLGGGSRGGSWSSSERSPMEGPRGTSRAPARSRARSTRASRGSRGASGLIGPTPTSPIFSTPHSARQQSDARRRNATSRAERIEGNDVLRLVPDHSLPHYGSRSTPSSGREGHPVIRGRSLTEADRMKQVIIAVSVGEMGVLGCAYYDSDEGHFFLLQDMPCTEPLQFIETIIVHCQPTTVLLPLRIPDAVLQFLEQHNSTVDRDSEVEQYTIRLLGSNEFSHAASLDKLTGLSMICTEHALVTNTDNQFAHDSMEGTQAECHNVKVMRLGTFIDLDSVMSIRCAGAVLSEITRLGEIEQPPGFPENILITSIRMFTLTDFMFVNTDTLSSLQVFQSELHPNSLMSGTGIAATGLKESLSLYGIFHPLAGTFQGKAKLRQLFLRPLVNIEVIQERHKTISVLLQPGNEEVFAEISKTLRKVTDIKKALVQLKRGAESPTSTASVERGVWWTLTRFALSMLRLRDAVLQLREGHDIAVFRQVTKSHSTITRYLTNTLAQMIDATPVVIIKSVGELVGTTVDFEETKASSRVAVRWNVNPQLDRLKQTYHGLDSLLSDVSTSMSRKLPEWARKYVTGCVFWPQLGFLTVVPLLPNTGEAGYEGQGLHEDRWDKRFVANGNVYYKNRCMLELDDQLGDTYSRIVDLEVEILHNLACQVLKYESTLSRASEACGELDCLVALAKGALNYGWTNPKMTTDNVVSVQGGRHPLQELTVPRFIPNDCQLAGGSGGSVEVRMEVPANENPKASMLVVTGPNHSGKSVYIKQVALIVYMAHIGSFVPADGATIGITDQILTRISTRETVSLAESSFGTDLRQVAFLLKHSTRRTLIAIDEFGKGTATDDGSGLMTALIDHFTALGSQTPRVLITTHCHEIFEDGYLGDRPGLFLAHMDVRLDLETKRTEDQVVAMYCLVPGRSMSSFGSRCAALNGVNTAVVERAEAIVLLLARNEDLGLACAKLDAEAEARLKESENVARKFLQLSLETPRTTRPQHGAVTGEEPIRNLLQRLLKFNIAG